Genomic window (Subtercola endophyticus):
ACGACCCGTTAGGCCTCTTCTGAATGCTCGCCATCAGAAGCGCTGCTTGGTATCTGTCTTGTCGTTGACGACAAGACCAAGCCAATCGGCCCCTTCACGATGCTCGCCATCGATTTCGCCGAAATGGACGAGGACATCGCGTTCGAAATCATCGTCGCTGGACTCGAATTTCTCATTGACAACCAGTCCACGCCAACCCACGGTCATCATGCTTTCGGCGAGCAGCAGCATTCGCGACATCACCCATGGGGTCAATCCAGTGCGCCATTCTTCATGCTGGACTCGAACATTCTCTTCGACAATATCGACGGGATCTGAGTTGTCGAGGAGTGTCTCCTCGACATATCCGAAAAGGAAGTCGTCGACGTCGTTCGCCAAGATAGTTCGGCGATACTCGTCCAAGTCCCCGGATTTCGAATAGGGATACTTGCGATCCAATTGCATCGCCGTAAGCATCCGCGCATGCGTTAGCTCCTGGGCGGCGTCGCGAAGCTGCTTGATGCGATCGTTCAGATATTGTCTCGACTCTCGTAGTTCGGCCATGTTCGAGGACTCCGCCAAGTCCTCCACGCGGCATTCGAGTAGTCGAGCGACGGCGATTGCTTCCGAGGCTCGTAGAGCGCGCTGTCCGCTCTCGATCCGGGCGACGGTCGTTTGATGAAATCCGGGCACACCGATCTCCGAAAGGCGTTGAGCCAGCTCGAGTTGCGACCATCCGACACGCTCACGCATGCGCTTTACGTTGCGGGCGAAACTGCGGTCTACGGCTGCTGTCAGATCTTCCGCATCTACTTCGTTTTCCATCGTGTATCGAGGTTCCCACGAAATCGCATTGCGCGTCAACACATTTCGACATATGCTGATTCGTGTTACCTAACAAACACGAATGGAGGAGAAATTGGAATCAGCAATTGCGCTGTACACGCTGAGCGAGACGGCCAAGCGTCTTCGTAAATCGGACGCCCAACTCCGATGGATGATTCACCAGGGCACCGCTCCCAAGTCGGCGCTCATCGGCGGTCGAAGAATGTTCCGGGAGTCCGATGTGGTCGACTTCATCAACAAGGCGTTCGCTGAGGATGTCGCGTGATGAGCGTCGAGTTCAAGGGCAAAGTTCGGGCGCGGGACGGTGAGCCCTCATGGGAAGCCGCTGCTCGCCAGAACGACGAGAAAGTGGATGCGGTGAAGGACGCCATCGTCTACCTGCTCAACGCTTACGGTAAATCGACCGACGAAGAGCTGGTCGATTTGTATGAGGCGTACGTCTTCACGAACCCGTCGACGCCGCCTGTCACCCCGCAAAGTGTCAGGACACGACGCCACGCGCTGTTGCTCGAGGGTCGCGTGGTCAACACGAACGAGCGGCGGCGCACGCGGTCCGGCAGCACCGGGGCAGTCTGGGCGGTCAAATGAACATCCCCGAGACTTTCCATCCCGAGTGGTCCACCTCGCCGCTGCGAAACGCTTTGCCAATCAGCGAGTGGTCTGAGGTGCAGAAGATGCGTCTCGAAACCTGGCTGGTCTTCTTCGGGCCGATGCCCGCCGCGTGGATGACCGACGCAGATGCTCGCGCAATTCTCGGCGTAAAACGACTGCCGTCACCGAAAAGAAAAGCCCTCGAAATCCTGGCAGATCCCGAGGGCAACAATCCGAAATCCCAAACCGCTAAGCAAAGGAACGAATCGAAATGAACTCTACAACCAGTGTACCGACGCCCACCGACAACCGCACTGCCTACGAGAAGGCCATAGCCGAGGCTTCAATGCCGATCGAGAAGGGTTCGGATCGCTACAACGAACTTCGCGCCTGGGTCGAGACGGATCGGCCGCGCTGGCTAGGCATCTGGGATGACCTCGGGCCGGAGGCGCTGGGCGAGATGTACGCCTCGCACTTCGGCCCCGACACAGCGATGTTCAAGGGCAAAGAACCTGCGTGGGCGAACCTCGAATTGTCCGACTCCGAGATCTCGATGAAGCCCAACGGCAACCCGACCGCTGTTTGGGTCTCCGACCACCTCGTAGATGAGGCAGGCGTCACCGTCATGATTCGCAGGGACGACGAATACGACGTCGACCGCGACGAAACAATCGAAGGCCCGGTTGTGATCGACCTTTTCTCGGAGGAAGTCCGAGACGTCGAAGACGGCATCCGCGATCCTGATCTCGCTCGACGCATCGCGTTCGGTCTGCTGCGGGCAGCCGACGAACTCGACTCGATTCTCGGGAACGTGCAGACGCCCGAAATTGAGCATGTGCCGGAAGACCCGCGGATCGGGGCCACTGCCTACGAGGACATTCCGATTCGAGCAACGACGGTAAACGCAGTCTTCGACATCATCAAGAATCCCTCCGATGCTGACGAATGGTATCTGAGCCCGTTCATGCGCCAAGAGGGCGCGATGACGCTGCCAGAGGCGCAGGTGTTCGCGGTCGAGCTGCTGAGGGCG
Coding sequences:
- a CDS encoding helix-turn-helix transcriptional regulator, with the translated sequence MENEVDAEDLTAAVDRSFARNVKRMRERVGWSQLELAQRLSEIGVPGFHQTTVARIESGQRALRASEAIAVARLLECRVEDLAESSNMAELRESRQYLNDRIKQLRDAAQELTHARMLTAMQLDRKYPYSKSGDLDEYRRTILANDVDDFLFGYVEETLLDNSDPVDIVEENVRVQHEEWRTGLTPWVMSRMLLLAESMMTVGWRGLVVNEKFESSDDDFERDVLVHFGEIDGEHREGADWLGLVVNDKTDTKQRF
- a CDS encoding helix-turn-helix transcriptional regulator, whose amino-acid sequence is MESAIALYTLSETAKRLRKSDAQLRWMIHQGTAPKSALIGGRRMFRESDVVDFINKAFAEDVA